The DNA sequence GAAGTCCACTTGATATGATTGATTGAAGGTAGAAAGTCAAGAACATAACTATTActctccttcttttcttttgaccACTTGACCAATAGGAACCTTGTGCCAAAGTAACTACGAAGTCGAAGAGAGTGTAACTAATTCCAAGTGAGTTCGGAGACCAACGAGAGAAGTAGTTTAGCACTTGTTATGTTATTCATTTAAATTGAGTGGCCAAATTATGTTTGGCTTTGGCATCTTTAAACCgagtaagaataaaataaataaggttaatatatatatatatatatatatatatatatatatatatattttttttttttcctttattagttttaaaattttaatttggttcctctctttttaaaattatcaatttggtttttttaattttttataaaaaaaaattaatgttattttttcatctaatttGAACTAACACCATTTTGTGATAGTTTAAACTTATCACACcgtaatctattttttttcaaacttttttgGAATTATAATCTCTCTTCTTCTTGTCCATAATAAgatcatttttaatgttttaataaatataagtagaatttttaaattgttttattgtGATAGAAGTAATTGATTCTACCTCATCTAATctgttatttaaaaattataaatataagcaaaattttcaaattgtttcataAGTGATTATTTTgtctcataatttattatttattctttaagaaaaataatcatacaCATAAATTCTTTTCTAAACATGCATATAGACAGAACGCAACCAATGCAggctattttaatatttatattatatagtttacactaaatatttttagaaatatatatttgtgttgACATTAATCagtcaatatttaaatttttgattaCATAAAATATAACTTGTCGTATCATTTGACTATAATAAATTCAACCACGattgtataattatatatgcaATAGAACACATTCAAATACATATATGTTGTTttgttcattatatatatatatatatatatatatatatgtgtgtgtgtctatcGTTTGTTAATTAATACAATAAACGCGTAGCAAACGGTATTATCCGTGCTACGCAGTAGtagaattataaaagaaaacattaatttaatcttatgtataattttcaatttatttaagtttataatttttttctagtttaaattaataaaagttcTTTCACgattttatcttattaaaatataatcttgAAAACAATTACAGACACTGATActagtattaattattaaaataatactatattttcATATTGGAGAAACTAAAGAAAGAGAGGATGTTCCAATTgtgtaaaaaaagtaaattttaaaatattgaattaataaaaaatattattaacattataaaagtaaaaattaaaagaaaatataagtatttaaaaaaatcatctttaaaaatctttaaaataaatttaattaataaatcaatagctattaatataaaaaaattaccttaTTTCGTAACATTTATTATTCCAAATTTATCCTTTAACTACTATTAAAACCCCCAACAATTACAAGTAATTATTGTCTCATACCTTTTTAACATAACAATTATTTCAACTACatctaactaaaaaaaataaaattaagatcaCAGGCACACAAGACACATAATGTCtatttttcaactaataataataatgattaataattttaacactAATATGCTTAGACATTTACTTGAAATATTTGAGCTTTAATTTTTGGATTTAATAGttattcacttaaaaaaatactatcaactaataaaaattataaggcTATTTTAACACtttcaacttattttctctcaactttctctctctctctctctttctattacttattaaaaaaaagttatcatatgccatcatactttttttttttatctataactatatataaaaagaataaactattttaatttatgcatttttataattattttattctcataattacattcacaagttattattttatttctacaaTTATCTTAGTAAACCATTTACTAATTtctaatatctttatttttatttaaaaaacatgggAAAAAATTAGTCACAGCGTCTTTTTTCCctagtaaataataataaaagtcccttttaaactttttatattcaacttttttattttttattttattaattgtaaaCAGGGGTAAAATTAAACTTGTCAATCTAATTTCTCTTTGgttttgtcaattaattaataatgaatagAATGAAATTGTGAATTGACGTATTTTGGGGTTTGGGTTTGGGTTTGGATTGTACCGGCCAACTTAGGGTGGACTCACTCTCGATCTCACCGATCACCAACCAACGTGGCTTCTTCTCCTCAGGTTCTCTCTCTTGCTTCGATCATTCTTTGATCTTCTTTCTATACCCTTTCgcttcttataatttttttcttcttctttatattACActgattgtttttattttatttgttgattttaatttcgTTTGTTGAGTGTGCAACTTGTTATGACTGTGGGTTGTTTAGGGATCTGATGCGTTTGTTTGACTCCGATCCATTTTTCGCTTTTTTCGATTAGCTTAAATTACTCATGTTTCTAATCGTTTTGATCacattatacttttgtttttgttttttcggATCGTTGAGATTCTTCACGAATCTTACCCCAGAAAATGGAACAAACCAATTAGTAATAAGTAATAACTGTACTGTACTACCAGGTGGCCTAACTCTAAAGCTTGTTTTGGGTTTCCGAGAATTGGGTAATTAGGTTGCTCCTCACTTTTGGTGACAAAATGAATTTCGTGTGAATTCAAATTGAGACGCACATAGTTTCTGTGCTGACAAAGGTGGATTTGTAATTGTGAAATATGCCTTTATTATGTTCGTAGGTAAATGGAAAATTGGTGAAGCGGgctattttgtataaattggaggaaatgttttaattttgtttctcaagttcaGCTTCTTGCTGTACAAGTAATAGACTATTATTAGACTTGCCAGAAATCACCAACTGGGTTGCTCTTTCTAACCAGGTATGCTGAGGGTcggattcttttttcttttcaagcaAGAAAGCTGTTTATGTGCAGGAATTCTAAGATTAATAGAATGTTATATGCATATAGTAtacaattttcatttcattttttaagcaGGTTATATGTTGGCAAACTGACTTTTATTTGAATATCTGATTACAGAACATGGTACTGTGTATATCCTGTGTTATACTTTATCTTGGATAAACTGTTTTAGCTGTTAGTCGTtgttcttttgtttatgggcAAAATACATTGTTTCTGCAGGTTCTCTAAGTCAACTTTCTGTTTTTGATTGTTGAGGATGGTGCTGGTTTTGGCCCTGGGGGATTTGCACATACCCCACAGGGCGCCTGATCTTCCTGCTAAGTTCAAATCCATGCTTGTCCCTGGCAAGATCCAGCACATAATTTGTACTGGAAATTTATGTATTAAAGTATGTCCAgcttattgaaataattatttctgaTTCAGTTTTGACTGTTGTCATGCTGCATTGGAATATAATCAGTTGTCTCTACTTTATAGTTTTCAACTTATATATTATGAAAGCACAGGGGACATGGGTATGAAggttcagattttttttatcttgccttTTTGTCTTTTGACAATGAAATGTTTTTCTCTTAAACCCTCGTAGCTGTAAGATTTGAGTTCATTCAGAAAGGTTATCTCTCATTACAATGTGTGTACTATAACATTTAGCTGTAGAAATTAGGAAAcatcaaattttgttttgtcaCACTCACCTTGTATGTGTTGTGTCCTGTGTCTTTGTCATTGTTCATGCTTCTTAGGTAGAAGATTGATGAATATTGAAAAATTTGTAAAACTGGGTAATCCTGGGTGTCTGCATGGAAGGTTTGTAATCCCATGGTCGGTGGTGATGCCATGTTAGAGCCTGGTGGGATGCTCCTTGATTTTTGTGTAGCATGCATTATTTACCATTTCCATAGGGAAAATTGAAAGCTGTTCATTGTCTCCCCCCATCCTGTTTTCTTATTGATattatgaaacattttttttctgtaaCCAAAATCATTTTCTTATGAATTTAAAACTGGTTACCAAATCCGTTAATATCAGGGAAACCATGTTATTTATAACAACAGAAGGGgtttaaataatgatttatgTTGTTTTACTATTCTGCCATTGGTAGCATGGATACTGTCACATTCTTGTAGCACAACTTCTTTTCATGCATTATCTACCCCCTCTGTGTTACATCAATTATCCATCTGCATCTACTAAAAATAATTCAGTACATTTGTtatggttttatatttttatatgctgTTTATTTTATTCACATTAACTTGTATGATATAGAATTATGTGTTTTTAATGGTTGAacgcataagctaattttactTCATTCATCTTCAGGAAATTCATGACTACTTAAAGACTCTTTGTCCAGACTTGCATATAACTCGTGGTGAGTATGACGAAGAGACAAAATATCCGGAGACCAAAACACTAACCATTGGCCAATTTAAGCTGGGACTATGCCATGGTCATCAGGTCTGATTTTGAGACTGATATTATTTGCCCTGTTTTTTCTTAAATGGACCTAAGAAAATTGGGAGCATGGGTGAATCATAAGGAAATTACCTTTTTTCTTAGTACAAAAATGAATGGATAAGATCCATGACTAGGGACTTATTTGTGATTAAGTCAGaggtttttaaatttcaattacaaCCCACAAGATTGACCCTGTATTCCAACATGCCCCCACATCCCAAACCCCTTCTAGATAATATTTTGTGGCACTTGTTGGATGCTGCACTTTGGGTTTTCTGATCAAAGGTCTATGATTTTAGGCAACTATAAAAAGTTTGTGGGTTGGGTAGCAAGTCATTCCTGTATATTACTTTGGGCCTTGCTACAGCTAACCTCTTTAACCTGAGCTGAATGTTTTACTTCATTCTGCCACTTTAGGTTGCGCTTGTATAGGTTTATTTATTCTCTTTCTTATCTTGCTTGATGGTGTTTAACAGGTGCAATTTAcatctgttttatttttttgttccaGCTGCAACTTTTTCCATCCAATTATATTCCTCCTGTGATTGGATTTTATATGAAACTGTTACTGGTTCTGTTTAGTCGAAACTTAAACTGTGCTATATTATGCATTGGTATATGATAGTTATGAATCTTTAATGATTGTGAAGGTTATTCCATGGGGAGACCTAGACTCACTGGCAATGCTACAGAGGCAGCTCGATGTAGACATCCTTGTCACAGGTCACACCCATCAATTTACAGCTTACAAACACGAGGGAGGTGTGGTTATAAATCCAGGTTCTGCAACAGGTGCCTACAGCAGCATCACTTATGATGTGAACCCAAGCTTTGTCCTTATGGACATCGATGGTCTGCGAGTTGTGGTTTATGTATACGAACTTATTGATGGAGAGGTTAAGGTTGACAAGATTGATTTTAAGAAAACATCCACAAGCCACTCTGCTCATTAAACACTAGGGTTTTGGTCCTACTCTTGTTTGTCTTTCTCTTTCTTGTTTAGttgtttagttttctttttcctccttCAAACTCTCCAAGGGTGtactgtttttagtttttattttgctttgcaTGTACACTTGTATTTGGCCATATCATAGGATTCTTAGGATTTGGTTAATTTGTGATATGCGCCAAACGTAATGACTGATTGATCAAATGGCTTTGTGTATTACTCCTTTTACCAGTTATTTACCCAGAGATGATATGCagccaaaagaaaattttactgTAAAAATGTAGGAACTAGTTTGGGAATTGAGTCACCAAAATTTGGAGAGGGATACAAGTGGATACATTGTATTTGGTGCATGTAAACTCACCAAGAGTTAAAACTTTAATACTTAgttaaaatgcaaaataaataagagaaataaaaatgaaagaaaatagagaagaaagaGTATTATAATTACGGAAAATTACAATGAGAAATTAAGGATTGTTAGGACAATTAAGGATTCACAAAggaaagattaaataaaaataaattcttttaaaatcttaatatgttaataagtttttaattaaaatttctcatataattaaaaaatatttttaatatgaaataagCTAATTagtaaaactaaataaataataaaatatattttataatactatttatcttaattataacttaatcacttcaaattaaataatctttTCTTTCATAAAATACCATTGCTTTTTTTCCTTTCGATGCTTTAGTgactgaaataaaatattattaattaatatttttttgtcactaaaataaattgtaaatataattaagcttctataatcatttatttgcaaaaatatttttaatttagtactgcaaaatttatataatactaaaattaaaaaagattatctTAGTGATTGaaataagatattattattgatgtaataatttttttagttaaataaaaaaaataaaagatctatattaattttcaagatattattaaaaaggttatttcaagtaaaatattgaaatacaacttatatttcaaaatattattaaaaaattttatttcaattttaattttttagtgaccaaaataaaaaaatactctaaagaattaaaactaagatttagattaaaaaaagctACTGTAAAATTTACTTGGAACAAAAACACTGCTTATAAGCAACAGTTATATCCTATTCCTCGTAGCTAATGGCACGCCATTGCCTTAAGTAAatttaagaaagaaataattcaTACAGAGTACATAATTATACTTTGGTTTGCGTTTGCGGTGAAGTCAATGGATCCTCAGTTGTGGCACAAAGTTGCTGCGATTTCAGGTACAATTTCTTTGTCATCATCGTCTTCACTctttcaatttcataataattcaTACCCTTTTCTTCAGAAACAATAATAACTTACTCAAACGGAAACTGAAACATTACAGGAGTGGCAGCACTTGGATTGGGAACCTATGGTGCCCACGTCTTCAAGCCCCAAAACCCTGCTTACAATGATGTCTCTTTCTTTCTACCCCTCCCTTTTTCccaattcattttcatttctattACATCATAaagctttattttttgttcttgttttaaTTGGAATCTGTCTGAAGGTTTGGCACACAGCTTCGCTTTACCATTTGGTTCACACTGCTGCCTTAGTTGCCGCCCCAATTACAAAACACCCCAATGTTGTAAGTTCCCATTTCTCAGTTTTCCtactttttcttccctttttgtcCCTTTTGCTATTATATGGTCACTGTAGAGTGTAGAgtgtttttgaaataaaaacaacatttttttttcagtaatcaattcatcattttcttttttgcagttTGGAGGCCTTCTGACCGCTGGTATCTTGGCCTTCTCTGGGACGTAAGTGCTATCTCAACCTTTGCTATTTAAATGACTACGTTTCTATTGTGCCATGGAATTCTCTTCCAACTATTTGTGATGCTTATTTTGGAactagttatatttatttatttaggggGATAAGgggattattttttgaaaagggTGAGCCATTGCCACATTGATGTTGAGGATGAAGAGTTTATTTCATTGTCTTGGTTGCACGTATACAAGCTAGGTTGGGTATCACAGATATTGTCTGAAGTATTAGGTTTGAGCTGTTGGTCCAAGGGATCCATGGCAAAGTGATTAGAAGTGAGACATTCATTTCAACATGGGAAGGGAATTGCTGCATAATTTTGTCCTCAGAACTGAAGGGAAAACTAAGTTATTTATGTTAATGATGGAATCAGGTATAATTGCTTTTACTAAATCAAAGTCTGGGTCCAAACtctataaaaatcaaatcactAACTTCAGAGTCTGGGATGTCAACCAAGGGATGGTTAACCTGGTGCTTCAGAAGATGAGCAGGGCACCTGCTATCTTCACAGAGTTATGCTCAAATTATATCATATCAAATGGTTGACAATGCTGTGGGATGTGACTTCGTAAATATTATTACAGGGACTTACAACCCTATAATACCTCAACAAAGTTAGGTTGTCTACTTAGGTAGAAGGGTGATGTGAGTGTGTTCTAAGATTCTTAAGGCATGCTTTTTAGTGGGGAAAAGGAAATAGAAAAACTAGCAATTTGAGTTATTGACTGCCCAAACTGAAGAATGCAGCTGTTTGCAAACAGATCTAGGACATTTCTTTGCTCCCTATTTATGATTGGTGAGTCCCAGTCCCAGTAATCCCATGAAATACACAGATCAGAGTGAGAATTATTTGTTGATTGAAGTTTGGAAAATACTAACATATTTATCTGTGATCTGACTTTCATTATCTTCCTGCCACAAGGAGTGCAAAGTTCTAGAATTTACATCCCATTGTTTGAAGCAGTTATGAATTATCCAACAGTAGTGTTTTTACTTGACTTGATGATGAGCAGGTTGGATGGTTTTTAacttgagaagaagaagaatttatTCTTTGAATCTCTCTAGGAAACCAAAAACATGACACTCTAAGGGTTTTTCATGTTTTGTGTCAGATTTTGAAGTATCTTATGTCAGATGGTTCAGCAATTCACTTAGAATGTGGTCTGCTGTGATTTTCAGCTGTTGCATATAGAATACATTTGTCCTATAAATTAGACTAGCCTACAACAATATTGCCTACAACAATATTGTCTTGCTGCATGCTGATTTTTGGTAGGAAATATGGGTAAAAAATTTCGAATGACCATTAAGCTGTATTCATCTTTATGATATTGAAgtaaatgttgattttttaggtGTTATACTGTCGCATTTCTTGAAGACAGAAAATATTCAACCATGGCTCCATTTGGCGGCTTTGCATTTATAGCAGCTTGGGGTAGCTTGTTTTTCTGATGACTTCGACTCTATTTTGGTCTGTGCTGTTACAACATCTATCTTAAGTTTGTTTCTAAGTAATTACACTATCACTGAATCGACAGTTGCCCTGCCCATATTATACTCTTCATATTTGTAAATCTCTTACCATTTGTCTTGCAATGGTTTATGGTCATGAAATATATGTATCTACCGATGAATCATCAGCGAATGGCGATGATCCTAACAGATTAAAGATTTTCTGTTGATTGTTGAAGCTGGCTGTGTAGCCCCCTCCTTAGCcgaagtaataataataataactacttATATAACTTTAGCTATGAAGCATAATATTCCCATGAGATTGCTCTTAAGACAAAAATGAATTTAGCATTTTCAGCTGTGACTTTGGCTCCTCTCTGGTGCTGGGGGTACATATAGGCACCAGCTTTAGCCAAGAGGAAATAAATTGTAcagattaaatattaatttggtttatggtgtggtttttatttttatttttatgagtttATGGTGTGATTGAAATGTAAAtttatagatataaaaaaaattctgtttTCTTTTACATGAATTGAATTGTTGAATTTGTTTGTAATGCTCTCTTGTGACGAGCTCTCTTCAGGATTGTttagtaatttaaatttaaatttgcaaATGCTAAATTGgtatttaaaatgttataattcAATAACTGTACAATTACTAATTTATTCGTCTAAGAAATTCTGGTTCATAACTAAGAATAAAGCCTGGCAAGAAATTAAGGATAAGCTAAACAAGAGAATTGGATGTTAATCATGTAATAAGAAGATAGTTAGATGAGAAAGAAATTACTTTAGGGGAAAGTTAAAGATATTCCAATACCAACCCATTTTCTTCTATCgaattttctcataattttttatttattttagtaaaaacctAATATTAATCGATCGTCTCATAATTTCCGAAAGAGTACGAGTTGTTAAACTTCGTGAAGACGGCACTCTTACACAACCAAGTACATTTGCCGACTCTGCAAAAACTACTGTAACTAATTGTGATAGAAGTCAAACTTTCATCCTCTAGTAGTCTAGTATCGTAATAAGTATGgctttttaagaagaaaaaaaatgtaataagtaTAGCTAAATAGAAGTATTTagacacatttatttatattatttatagaatTCAATCTATTCCCGAGCATTCTAAGCAAGGTTCAAAGTAAAAAGACAAGAGATTATCTTcaattcaatcaatttaatagaaTTCTCAGTTGATAACTTCCTTACATAACCACCGTTTACCTTTTTACCTATATATTCCCTCATCTCACTATAATATGGTAGTTAAATtcataaatgaataataatacaaatattttattttttaaaatacttttttatttatttttatctctttttatcacattataaattctattatattttatattttatatttttttttcttctttcttgctCTTGATGTCAAATAACAATACTGAGTATCATGTAACATTTTTATATGgagatttattttcattgataTGTGCCTACATCAACATACAGACTCGTACAACCGCATAACAAAGTTATAAACTAaaagaataacaataataatgtgagaaatattttaagaagaaaTTCAGATATAGAATATGATGAGCCGTCCATCAATAGATTTGACCTTATCAAATGGTTTAGTTAAGCTGGttgtttttgttcatcacctaaCCACCctcttgaacaaaatttaaagcTTGCTTAGTGTCTTCTTCTTCTGGCGAAGAAGACTAAGTGCACATTAGAGAACCATATAATTCGAACAACGCGCCGTGAACCTAAACAACACTTGATGAATCCAGGCCAAAGGGAAGCATGCATCTTCTTTCTGCAAAAAACATGTTACCAAAGCTGCAAAGTATTGTTCTTGAGTAGGTTGTGAACGTGAAAGCTTCAACATGTTACGTGGAGAATCTTCCTCAAACTCTTGGCGATGGACATACCATGTTTTCTTGAGTTTTAGAGGAGAAGACACCCGTTTAGATTTTACAGATCACTTGTACGCTGCGTTGGTGCGAAAGGGAATCATAGCTTTTCGAGATGACAAACAACTCGAGAAAGGAGATGCGATTGCAGAAGAACTCCCTAAAGCAATTGAGGAGTCCCTTGGTGCCATAGTCATTCTCTCTGAGAACTATGCTTCTTCCTCTTGGTGTTTGGATGAGCTCAACAAAATTCTTGAATCAAATAGAGTTCTGGGGAGGGAAGTTTTTCCTGTCTTCTATGGGGTTAGTCCTGGTGAGGTTCAACACCAGAAGACCCAGAGTTTTTATGAGGCTTTTAAGAAACATGAAAGAAGATCTGGGAAAGACACAGAAAAGGTGCAAAAATGGAGAGATTCCTTGAAGGAACTTGGCCAAATTCCTGGTTGGGAGTCCAAACATTATCAGTAAGTTTTTCctgcattattttttcttttagcaaCTATACTTCTTCTGTTTCCTTTtgcttaattacattttttttcattttaattttgataatgtaaaatattagtCTCTTCAATTTTTTCTCCAGCAAATTAagtctttctatttttaaaattcagcaAACTTCATCTCTTATTATTAGTTTACATTATAAAATACATACTTTTGAACGAACCAAATATATCTTTAgtaaaatttcttaaataaatatttattctactTACAATCAATTATACATcgattattgaaataatttaattttagtatttgtcTCAGTCACAACCTTGATAGATGTCTGTTGTATATATACATTGTTTTAGTGAAACATACATATGAAAACTTCATCCACACTCTGCAGGCATCAAACAGAGCTCATTGAAAATATTGTTGAATCGGTATGGACAAAACTTCGTCCTAAAATGCCATCTTTCAATGATGGGCTAATTGGAATTGGCTCTAGAGTTAAGAAAATGGATTCACTTCTAAGCATAGAATCGGAGGACGTTCGCTTTATCGGAATATGGGGCATGGGTGGCATTGGAAAGACAACAGTAGCGAGAGTTGTC is a window from the Glycine max cultivar Williams 82 chromosome 2, Glycine_max_v4.0, whole genome shotgun sequence genome containing:
- the LOC100816408 gene encoding vacuolar protein sorting-associated protein 29; the encoded protein is MVLVLALGDLHIPHRAPDLPAKFKSMLVPGKIQHIICTGNLCIKEIHDYLKTLCPDLHITRGEYDEETKYPETKTLTIGQFKLGLCHGHQVIPWGDLDSLAMLQRQLDVDILVTGHTHQFTAYKHEGGVVINPGSATGAYSSITYDVNPSFVLMDIDGLRVVVYVYELIDGEVKVDKIDFKKTSTSHSAH
- the LOC100816932 gene encoding uncharacterized protein LOC100816932, which produces MDPQLWHKVAAISGVAALGLGTYGAHVFKPQNPAYNDVWHTASLYHLVHTAALVAAPITKHPNVFGGLLTAGILAFSGTCYTVAFLEDRKYSTMAPFGGFAFIAAWGSLFF